The following DNA comes from Candidatus Hydrogenedens sp..
AAATTAGAAATTAAATATCGCGATAGTGGTTATGTGGATGCAACAGTTACACCCCAAGTGTCCAAAGATGAACAAAATAAAACAACAAATATCGCATACAATATATCCGAAGGAGAATTGAAATATATTAAACAAATAGATGTTACCGGCAACGATGTTACCCAAGATAATGTAATTCGCAGTCAAATGTTAATAAAACCCGGTGAAAGGTATGACGGTTCCTCTATAGAATCCAGTAAGCTAAGACTTGAAAATACAGATTACTTTGATAAGGTTCGTATTACACTTACAGATGATGATGTTGACCCAAGATATTCCAATTTACTTGTAGATGTAGAAGAAGGTAAAACTAATACATTTTTGTTCGGAGCAGGTTATAGCACAGATGAAGGTATTGGTGGATTTGCACAACTTCGCCTGAGAAACTTTGACATTACAAATTGGCCTCACTTCTCCGGTGGAGGACAACAATTTTCTGCCCGTGTTCACCTGGGAGATAGAAGAGACCGTTATAATGTAAGTTTTACAGACCCTGAAATCTTTGGTTATCCCATATCTTTGGGTGTTGACCTTTATAATGAATCCTATTGGGTAAGAGGTGGTGCTGATTATCGCGAAAATCAGGCAGGCGGACAAATCCGATTTGGAAAGGCTCTTTCATTATATAATACTGCCCGCTTATCTTTCCGTGTAGAAGATGTAGATATTAGTGATTTGCCATGGTTTGTTAATAGAGAAATTCGCCGACAAACAGAGAATTCAACCACAGTTAGTACCGTGTTGAGTCTTGAAAGAAATACTTTAGACCGTCCCAGAGACCCTTCTCGTGGCATTAATGCTATTTTAAGTTCAGAACTTGCAGGGCTTGGCGGTGACAATAATTTTGTGAAATTACAATTCGATTTGTCATGGTTTAAAGCATTAGACAAAAATCAAAAATGGGTCTTAATGTTAAGAACTCGTGAAGGCTGGATGACAGAATATGGCGATTCTGATTATATCCCACTGATTTATAGATTCTATGCGGGTGGAACTACGACAGTCCGTGGTTATGACTATCGCGATATAGGACCTAAGATTCGTGAGTATGGCTGGTTTGGAGATTGGATTGCAGAAGGAGGAAATCTCCGTCTGGTTAATAATTTAGAATTAAAGTATAAATTAACAAACATGATTCGTATCTACTCCTTTGTAGATATGGGTGGTGTATGGAAAGATGAGGATGACCTTGATTTATCAGATTTGAGATATAGTGCCGGTCTTGGTTTAGGAGCTGAAATTCCAAAATTTGGTCCTATTCGTATAGATTATGGTATACCGCTTAATCCAGATGAAGACCAAGGAAGCGGTAAATTACATTTGACCACAGGTTTACAGTTTTAATTCTCCACATAGTTAAAAGTTACTTTTCTTTATCATAGGAGATAATGAAATTTAAAATAAAAATGTGATATACTTTCGTTAATTATATTGAATTGTTAATTAACCCTATTAAAAAGAAAGGAAAAGTTGTGAAAGGGAGATATTTTTTCATTTCATTATTTGTTTTAAGTTGTATTTTAATTCCTTTAAAGTCTGTAATGGCACAAGAACCTGCTAAAAGTGCCGATACAGGGACATCTTACAGAATTGCTGTTGTGGATGTTGAACTTGTTATGAGGGAGTACAACAAAAGAAAACAAAAATACGAAGAACTTCAAAAAGAAGTAGATGCCCAACAAAAAGACCTCGATAATCTAATGAACCGAATTGAAGAAGACCGTAAAAAACTTGAATCCGGTAAAGCAACTATGAGTGATGAAGAAAAACTTGATTTGAAAATGAAGATAGAACAAGAAGCGGCTTCATATCGGGCTGAACTTGAAAAACGGCAAAAAACCATTGATAGTAAAGAAGAAAGAATTATTCGTGAATGCTTAGATGATATTCAGAATGCTATAAATATAATAGCAACTTCGGATAATTACCATCTTGTTTTTAATGCAGGGAAGTCCCTGAAAAGCAGTTTGTTATACCATAGTCCAACTATGGATATTACTTCTAAAGTTCTGACTCAGTTAAATTCTAATTCTTCCGTAACCGTTACACCGAAACCTAAAAAATAACTTCGGTAGAATTGTCCAATACTATAATCATATTTGAATATTTGAAAACAGATGCAAATAAAAGCAATACAAATAGCACAATGGGTAGATGGCAAAATTATTAGGGGAGAGGAAAATACTTTAATAACCGGGCTTAATAGCATTGAGAATGCTCGAGAAGGTGATTTAATCTTTATTCGTGATAAAAAATATGAAGCCTACCTTTCACAAACACATGCATCAGCAG
Coding sequences within:
- the bamA gene encoding outer membrane protein assembly factor BamA, with protein sequence MFKIRYMYVGCFFVIILFCGNVMAQLEEYAGKEVVSVQVKGLEKINEQVVLGQVETKTGQNLNPRSIARDLKRIYGLGYFVKVDAEVTPEGNGVKVVFVVEEERRIADVKIIGCKKIKPRAIEPTLKQKRGASFIPELCEEDRKSIINMYQGKGYANTKVDIITEKIDPGLVRIIYSIDEGKKARIKEIEIEGNSALSDRQIKKAMKTRPAWWFLGGKYDETKFENDLDNVVNKYGDNGYLDAKVTHTDVLYTDGGKKLKIKLFVEEGEQYKVKSIQYANNSVFDNDEFEKEIKVKPEDIHNKGQVAKDAQKLEIKYRDSGYVDATVTPQVSKDEQNKTTNIAYNISEGELKYIKQIDVTGNDVTQDNVIRSQMLIKPGERYDGSSIESSKLRLENTDYFDKVRITLTDDDVDPRYSNLLVDVEEGKTNTFLFGAGYSTDEGIGGFAQLRLRNFDITNWPHFSGGGQQFSARVHLGDRRDRYNVSFTDPEIFGYPISLGVDLYNESYWVRGGADYRENQAGGQIRFGKALSLYNTARLSFRVEDVDISDLPWFVNREIRRQTENSTTVSTVLSLERNTLDRPRDPSRGINAILSSELAGLGGDNNFVKLQFDLSWFKALDKNQKWVLMLRTREGWMTEYGDSDYIPLIYRFYAGGTTTVRGYDYRDIGPKIREYGWFGDWIAEGGNLRLVNNLELKYKLTNMIRIYSFVDMGGVWKDEDDLDLSDLRYSAGLGLGAEIPKFGPIRIDYGIPLNPDEDQGSGKLHLTTGLQF
- a CDS encoding OmpH family outer membrane protein; amino-acid sequence: MKGRYFFISLFVLSCILIPLKSVMAQEPAKSADTGTSYRIAVVDVELVMREYNKRKQKYEELQKEVDAQQKDLDNLMNRIEEDRKKLESGKATMSDEEKLDLKMKIEQEAASYRAELEKRQKTIDSKEERIIRECLDDIQNAINIIATSDNYHLVFNAGKSLKSSLLYHSPTMDITSKVLTQLNSNSSVTVTPKPKK